The region TTGTCAACACAGCATCAGTCTTTTCCCTAACATTCTGTCACTCCAATGCAAttgaccacttcttctgtgatattCCTCCTATACAGCGCCTCTCTTGCTCTGACATTTTTGTCAGCCAGTTGGTGACCTTCACTGTCTCCGGGTGTATTCTTGTTGTGACTTCCTCCATGATTCTTCTTTCCTACATCCTCATTGCCTCTTCTGTTCTCAAACTCCATACAGCTCATGGTAGGATGAAGGCATTCTCCACTtgtgcttcccacctcactgtggtgagcatcCTCTATGATACCATCATTTACACCTACCTACGGCCCTCTTCCAGACATTCCTTGGAACAAGACCGCCTGGTGTCTGTGTTGTATACTGTTCTTACACCACTGTTAAACCCCCTGATCTACAGctttaggaacaaggaagtgcagggggcactatggagaactcttgggaAGGATAGGCCATAGGTACAGAACCAACACCTTCAGGGGTTTAAATCCACAGGATAGTATGTTTATTGTCTCTCATGCACATACATGCATGGCTCTCTCTCACCCTCacataaaaatttaaaagtttaCCATAACTTCCACAAACTTTGGGCAACATCATTAATTACAGGATAGTATGTTCCAAATACATTGAATGAGTTGTCTTTTaacaaatacaggtgcagcctatttatccacagattttttatctgcgaatttgtctcaaggcaaatggggtgggggtactgaaagtcacacacacctttgcctcctttgccctgcactggcctcttgctctgtttccaggcagcccaaaacactgcaaaatggctctgcctcacccaggcagggaatagccctggagccctggaagaggttcccctttcaaaggaacagtaacattcctggagcccctgagccagcaaagaggctgaagagggtggcaaaaaaccctgtgtaaccagaacactgCAGCAAGGTGGATCGCGTGTCGCGtgcactctttctttctttctttctttctttctttctttctctttctttctctctctctctctctctctcactcactcacacacacacacacacacacacacaggggcaggtgtgttaGCAACAGagagaattgctttaaaaaacccagggagtgtttgcaaaATTCCCCCCCCTCCAGATGATGCAGgtaatcaccgacacaagcaagccttcccaccaagcaaagcatgagatatagcttacaatgctctccgcacttacctgggagtaattttccttacttctactactactacttctactttccttacttctgagtagaaacacatagggctggactctgaaaaggtcagcatcccacctgtgaaagaagttggcaatggggagggctcaggagggggaggcaggagagggaggaatggggattgctttaaaaaacccagggagtgtttgccaaattccctccccctcagatgatgcaggctctcctgctccagcaagtcttcccaagcaagccttgggaagccttggagagacaggtgagtgtgatcagagagctggactataagtcccagaatgctccagggcagaggtgCTTCCATGATGgtagccagggagggctgcaggagtggcagcagtgaagaggaagaggaagaggaagaggaagaggaagaggaagaggaagaggaagaggaggagaacctgcagcgctgttgggaggccacctggaacacagaggaagaggcttcccaagcaagctcaccattccaactgtgaaagaagcaggacagctggcaacaggagggctgagtacagaggggagggaattgagaacacacgccttagtttccttccttctggaagtgtcaggctgtaacAAATTTGCGTatctctatggcatttagcacaacacgtcTTTTTGTTAATCGTGTGGAATTAAcccggataaataggctccacctgtagatctGCTACAATTTTTAGGGATAGGGATGATGAATATATTAGGAAACGTATTTTTCCATGCAAACTCAGATGAGCTAGAACTTAATGAGCACAACAAATTTAGATTCTTCTTTCTTGATTCAAAGCACCTCATGTAATCATAATGTAAATTGtttcctccttttgctctcaatttttaaacttttatttcaaaccttttctGCTGCTGGATTGCCATTAGCTTAGCTTGCCAGAAAAATGGGACATGTCTGTGTGAACAGATAC is a window of Tiliqua scincoides isolate rTilSci1 chromosome 5, rTilSci1.hap2, whole genome shotgun sequence DNA encoding:
- the LOC136653087 gene encoding olfactory receptor 5B21-like; translation: MAYDRYAAVCHPLHYTTLMRQSICTGLLAISWCSGHFNSIVNTASVFSLTFCHSNAIDHFFCDIPPIQRLSCSDIFVSQLVTFTVSGCILVVTSSMILLSYILIASSVLKLHTAHGRMKAFSTCASHLTVVSILYDTIIYTYLRPSSRHSLEQDRLVSVLYTVLTPLLNPLIYSFRNKEVQGALWRTLGKDRP